The Streptomyces sp. 11x1 genomic sequence AACTCGTCGATCCGGCCGCCCTGCGCTGGATCGCCGACGAGCTGACGGCCGACCCGGACTTCCGGTTCGTCTGCTACGTCGACTCGGTGCGCGGCGTGGAGCTGATGGACGCGGCGCTACGGGGCGCGCCCCCGGCGCGTCCCGTGGACGTCGTCGTGGAGCTGGGTGCCGGCGAGGGCGCGCGGACCGGCGTGCGCACGGAGGCCGAGTGCGCGGTGGTCGCGGACGCGGTGGCCGGGGCGGACACGCTGCGTCTGGTCGGGGTCGCCGGGTACGAGGGCGAGGTACCGGACGCGAACCCGGAGCGGGTGGCGGCGTGGCTGCGCCGGCTCACCGCGCTGGCCGTCGACTTCGACAAGGCGGGGCGGTTCGCGGGCCTGGACGAGGTGATCGTCAGCGCGGGCGGCAGCGCCTGGTTCGACACGGTCGCCGATGTCTTCGCCGAGCTGCCCGAACTGTCCGTGCCCGTACTGAAGTTGCTGCGGTCCGGCGCGTACGTCTCGCACGACGCCGGGCACTACCGCCGGATCACCCCCTTCAACCGGGTCCCCGAGGAGGGCGCCCTGGAGCCCGCCTTCCGGCTCTGGGCCCAGGTCGTCTCCCGGCCCACCCCCGAGCAGGCCTTCGTCAACGCGGGCAAGCGCGACGCCGCGTACGACCTCGACCTGCCGTCGGCGGAGGTGGTGCGGGACGCGGGCACGGGTGCGGTCCGCGAGGCCGCCGGGATCACGGTGACGGGGCTGTCGGA encodes the following:
- a CDS encoding amino acid deaminase, encoding MGVESVESGEVTGRLARERVDHRFKGLPSDADGLTVAELTAQRRNLFTGGFTTPVLALSAERLEHNLALMEAYSARHGLTFAPHGKTSMAPRLFWRQIEHGAWGITLAVPHQVRVAREFGIERVFLANELVDPAALRWIADELTADPDFRFVCYVDSVRGVELMDAALRGAPPARPVDVVVELGAGEGARTGVRTEAECAVVADAVAGADTLRLVGVAGYEGEVPDANPERVAAWLRRLTALAVDFDKAGRFAGLDEVIVSAGGSAWFDTVADVFAELPELSVPVLKLLRSGAYVSHDAGHYRRITPFNRVPEEGALEPAFRLWAQVVSRPTPEQAFVNAGKRDAAYDLDLPSAEVVRDAGTGAVREAAGITVTGLSDQHAWLRTESGAELEVGDWVGLGLSHPCTSFDKWKLIPVAEADGTVTDYVRTYF